A section of the Triticum dicoccoides isolate Atlit2015 ecotype Zavitan chromosome 7A, WEW_v2.0, whole genome shotgun sequence genome encodes:
- the LOC119330614 gene encoding uncharacterized protein LOC119330614 — MDPPPPPPASIPVPDDLLEEIFVRLPTLDAVARASAACTSFRSVIKGRSFRRRFRAMHRPPLLGFMDAAGFHPAQASHPSAPLAGALAPCAADFSFVPAVVSSASYVRPAVQEDDGEGPRWRPCDVRDGRVLLDWISFYPRSVHMWSYREGCARREVSILMDSREPVNLNICARPTWTKRERCNAADFHLAVCDPLSIRYVLLPTIPEDLASQPQDLLQEFQPVLAPCTGDDSEEVPFKVICIARYQTKLVLFVFPSTARQWSMVESPIFPSLEHMSCLYDMSSFDYVRGSFYWTDRHDWSDHLMVLDTRTLRFSTVDLLTGYHMELRSLPGQSFDDRRPNAVVLGREGALEMFSLVCQHGAFALYHTSLQNNSQEWKLEKIIQLPGQYRDYSISTIGAAEGFLFFRGALGGLGSIENVDCYSMEVKTYGITKVCTKTEKFLNRRSALPYFSFPPLLSEPTI; from the coding sequence AtggacccgccgccgccgccgccggcctccatCCCCGTCCCCGACGACCTCCTGGAGGAGATCTTCGTCCGCTTGCCCACCCTGGACGCGGtcgcccgcgcctccgccgcctgcACCTCCTTCCGCAGCGTCATCAAAGGCCGCTCTTTCCGCCGCCGCTTCCGCGCGATGCACCGGCCTCCCCTCCTCGGCTTCATGGACGCGGCAGGATTCCACCCGGCCCAGGCGTCGCACCCCTCCGCCCCGCTAGCTGGAGCCCTCGCCCCCTGCGCCGCCGATTTCTCCTTCGTCCCGGCAGTCGTTTCTTCTGCCTCCTACGTCCGGCCCGCCGTCCAAGAAGACGACGGGGAAGGCCCCCGCTGGCGCCCCTGCGACGTCCGCGACGGCCGCGTGCTCCTCGATTGGATCTCCTTCTACCCCCGTTCCGTCCACATGTGGAGCTACCGCGAAGGCTGTGCCCGCCGTGAGGTAAGCATCCTCATGGACTCCAGGGAGCCCGTTAACCTCAACATCTGTGCCCGCCCGACGTGGACCAAACGGGAGCGCTGCAACGCTGCCGACTTCCACCTCGCCGTCTGTGACCCCCTGTCCATCAGATACGTGCTGCTTCCAACCATACCCGAGGACCTCGCCTCCCAGCCACAGGATCTCCTTCAGGAATTccagcctgtgcttgctccctgcaCCGGCGACGACAGCGAGGAAGTGCCCTTCAAGGTGATATGCATAGCAAGATACCAAACGAAGCTCGTCCTCTTTGTATTCCCATCCACAGCTAGGCAATGGTCTATGGTCGAGTCCCCCATTTTCCCTTCTTTGGAGCACATGTCTTGTTTGTACGACATGTCCTCTTTTGACTATGTGCGCGGCTCTTTCTACTGGACAGATCGTCATGATTGGAGTGACCATTTGATGGTGCTGGACACGCGCACTTTGAGGTTTTCCACTGTTGACCTTCTCACCGGTTACCATATGGAGCTCAGAAGTCTGCCTGGCCAGAGCTTTGATGATCGTCGCCCAAATGCTGTTGTTCTGGGCCGAGAAGGAGCCCTTGAGATGTTTTCTCTTGTCTGTCAACACGGGGCCTTTGCTCTCTACCATACCTCTCTGCAGAATAATTCACAGGAATGGAAGCTAGAGAAGATTATACAGCTGCCTGGGCAGTATCGTGACTATTCCATCTCCACAATTGGTGCAGCCGAGGGATTCTTGTTCTTCCGGGGCGCTCTAGGAGGTCTGGGCAGTATTGAGAATGTGGATTGTTACTCAATGGAGGTCAAGACATATGGAATTACCAAAGTCTGTACAAAGACGGAGAAGTTCCTCAATCGCAGATCTGCTCTCCCATACTTTAGCTTCCCACCACTGTTATCGGAACCAACTATCTGA